A genomic window from Triticum urartu cultivar G1812 chromosome 7, Tu2.1, whole genome shotgun sequence includes:
- the LOC125523395 gene encoding haloacid dehalogenase-like hydrolase domain-containing protein 3 — protein sequence MPAAVMRCPLLLGRHPAAALRHSFSSSRTRRVRRAAGGGSQGRPPAYGGLLLDAGGTLLQLAQPVAETYATLGRPYGVMKSEKYIMEGFKRAFSAPWPKTLRYQGDGRPFWKIVVAEATDCTNNNYFEEVYQYYAHGDAWRLPDGAYRTLRDLKDAGVKLAVVSNFDTRLRKLLKDLNVSDMFDAIVVSSEVGYEKPAPEIFKIALEQIGVEARNAVHVGDDETADKAGANAIGLECWLWGEDVKEFSEIQHRIVAKRS from the exons ATGCCCGCCGCGGTGATGCGCTGCCCCCTCCTCCTCGGGCGGCACCCAGCGGCCGCCCTCCGAcactccttctcctcctcccgcACGCGTCGTGTGCGCAGAGCCGCGGGGGGTGGGAGCCAGGGGCGGCCACCGGCGTATGGTGGGCTGCTGCTCGACGCCGGTGGCACGCTGCTGCAGTTGGCGCAGCCAGTTGCCGAGACGTACGCCACCCTCGGCCGTCCATATG GTGTGATGAAGTCCGAAAAGTACATCATGGAGGGATTCAAGCGGGCTTTCTCGGCGCCATGGCCCAAGACACTCAGGTACCAG GGTGATGGGCGACCGTTCTGGAAGATTGTTGTGGCGGAAGCAACTGACTGCACAAACAATAATTATTTCGAAGAAGTATATCAG TACTATGCACATGGAGATGCATGGCGTCTGCCTGATGGAGCTTACAGAACACTGCGTGATTTAAAAGATGCTGGAG TTAAGCTAGCCGTTGTATCTAACTTCGACACACGGCTAAGGAAGTTGCTCAAGGATCTCAACGTCTCAGATAT GTTTGATGCCATCGTGGTATCATCGGAGGTTGGATATGAGAAACCTGCTCCAGAGATCTTCAAAATAGCATTAG AACAAATTGGCGTGGAAGCCAGAAATGCAGTACACGTAGGAGATGATGAAACTGCAGACAAGGCGGGTGCTAACGCTATTGGACTCGAGTGCTG GCTGTGGGGAGAAGATGTGAAGGAATTTTCTGAGATACAACACCGGATCGTAGCAAAACGCTCATGA